A single region of the Salvia miltiorrhiza cultivar Shanhuang (shh) chromosome 8, IMPLAD_Smil_shh, whole genome shotgun sequence genome encodes:
- the LOC131000840 gene encoding pentatricopeptide repeat-containing protein At2g15980, producing the protein MSPAKPSPITLMGVFEFPLYDLYLLDDMKLYREIHHGHGLCLLNETHSLRSFSSSPHPADLVSAAASILKHHRSKSRWSHLRSLLATTKDNRLTPSQFSQVALQLRNNPHLVLRFFHFTLQHSLTSHSPSSYATAIHILSRSRVKLHALNLIKSAIVAFSDAQPGSAIVLLEALVKAYRACDSAPFVFDLLVKACLESKKIDPALQIYSILKSKNVLLKTSTLNSLIELVCKTRSCFAGYDLYKEIFHNDVDNEDKSRPRGKENFPISNTLNVVMVGFYREGMVDKVEEVWQEHVRVGCVPNMYSFNVLMATYCDHGRMEDAIRVWEEMEDKGLKRDAVAYNTIIGGFCRAGDVERAEEIYREMVMQGVESTCVTFEYLINGYCEIGDVDSVMMLYKNMCRKKFSPSSSTVNVIIRLLCGKNEISAASDFWWRAAKKHEAALERENYENLVKGLCGEGKMEEALKLQAEMVVKGFEPNVGIYGAFIDGYDKLGNEAMASKLRKEMLDKETLSE; encoded by the coding sequence ATGAGCCCAGCCAAGCCCAGCCCAATCACCTTGATGGGAGTATTTGAGTTCCCGTTGTATGACTTGTATTTGTTGGATGACATGAAATTGTATAGAGAAATCCACCATGGCCATGGCCTTTGCCTTCTCAATGAAACCCATTCTCTGCGTTCGTTTTCTTCATCACCGCATCCCGCCGATTTAGTCTCCGCCGCCGCTTCCATTCTGAAGCACCACCGCTCCAAATCCCGGTGGTCCCACCTCCGCTCGCTCCTCGCCACCACCAAAGACAACCGCCTCACCCCATCTCAATTCTCTCAAGTCGCCCTTCAATTGCGCAACAACCCGCATCTCGTCCTCCGCTTCTTCCACTTCACCCTCCAACACTCTCTCACCTCTCATTCCCCCTCCTCCTACGCCACCGCCATTCACATTCTCTCTCGCTCTAGGGTCAAGCTCCACGCCCTCAACCTAATTAAATCAGCCATAGTTGCCTTCTCCGATGCTCAGCCGGGAAGCGCTATTGTACTTCTCGAGGCACTGGTAAAAGCTTACAGAGCTTGCGATTCTGCACCCTTTGTGTTTGATTTGTTAGTCAAAGCTTGCTTGGAGTCAAAAAAGATCGATCCTGCGCTTCaaatttattcaattttgaagtCTAAGAATGTGTTACTGAAAACTAGCACTTTGAATTCTTTGATTGAATTGGTGTGCAAGACCCGCAGTTGTTTTGCCGGATATGATTTGTATAAAGAAATATTTCATAACGATGTTGATAATGAAGATAAAAGTCGGCCACGTGGCAAGGAAAACTTTCCAATCTCGAACACGTTGAATGTGGTTATGGTTGGTTTCTACCGGGAGGGGATGGTGGATAAGGTGGAGGAGGTGTGGCAAGAGCATGTGAGAGTTGGTTGTGTGCCAAATATGTATAGTTTTAATGTGTTGATGGCTACATATTGTGATCACGGACGAATGGAGGATGCAATTAGAGTATGGGAGGAAATGGAGGATAAAGGTTTGAAGCGCGATGCAGTAGCATATAACACCATTATTGGAGGGTTTTGCAGAGCAGGAGATGTTGAGAGAGCAGAGGAGATATATAGAGAAATGGTGATGCAAGGTGTGGAGAGTACTTGTGTTACTTTTGAGTATCTCATAAACGGGTATTGTGAAATTGGGGATGTTGATTCCGTGATGATGTTGTACAAGAATATGTGTAGGAAAAAGTTCAGCCCTAGCAGTTCTACTGTTAATGTTATCATTAGGTTGCTTTGTGGTAAGAATGAAATTTCTGCAGCATCTGACTTTTGGTGGAGGGCTGCAAAGAAGCACGAGGCTGCTTTAGAGAGGGAGAATTACGAGAACTTGGTAAAAGGTTTGTGTGGGGAGGGGAAGATGGAAGAGGCTTTGAAGCTTCAGGCAGAGATGGTCGTGAAGGGGTTTGAACCAAATGTAGGCATATATGGTGCATTTATCGATGGCTATGATAAACTAGGGAATGAAGCCATGGCGAGTAAATTGAGGAAAGAAATGCTTGATAAAGAAACGTTGTCTGAGTAG
- the LOC130998064 gene encoding uncharacterized protein LOC130998064: MNFGIFNYPVVVYTSGLQIYLLQYDVNFVYVKFGMLNITAYESSSSALTLVQQRSPGMMVAYAKNIANFAAANGKKHVVILSSLDFGGLQIYYLSSSNLDGTDAACESLGWKRQQDYDPALRTWKYLDTLAQEVPVPEEDSPLEELGDEDYYPSLPFAALFSCFKAKGLKVTCLFCYCSEGDNIPEAFSMAEAASKLVGLNDFLGDDSGAGKWIAPYSWQSVYGPPADMTLF; encoded by the exons ATGAATTTTGGTATATTTAACTATCCAGTGGTGGTATACACCAGTGGTTTGCAGATCTATTTGTTGCAGTATGATGTTAATTTTGTGTATGTGAAATTTGGGATGTTAAATATCACAGCTTATGAATCATCTTCCAGTGCATTGACACTTGTGCAGCAGCGGTCTCCG GGCATGATGGTGGCATATGCTAAGAACATAGCAAATTTTGCAGCTGCTAATGGAAAGAAGCATGTCGTCATACTTTCCAGCTTAGATTTTGG TGGTTTGCAGATCTATTACTTATCTAGTTCCAATTTGGATGGAACTGATGCTGCATGTGAAAGCCTTGGGTGGAAAAGACAGCAAGATTATGATCCTGCCCTGAGAACGTGGAAGTATCTTGATACATTAGCTCAAGAAGTGCCCGTACCTGAAGAAGATTCTCCTTTGGAGGAACTGGGTGATGAAGATTACTATCCAAGTTTGCCTTTTGCTGCACTCTTTTCATGCTTTAAG GCTAAAGGGTTAAAGGTTACTTGCTTGTTCTGTTACTGCTCGGAGGGAGACAATATACCTGAAGCTTTCTCAATGGCTGAGGCAGCAAGCAAACTTGTTGGATTGAATGACTTTCTGG GCGATGACAGTGGTGCTGGTAAATGGATCGCACCGTACTCATGGCAGAGCGTATACGGTCCCCCAGCAGACATGACTCTTTTCTAG